In the Desulfobacterales bacterium genome, one interval contains:
- a CDS encoding PhoH family protein: MNNAPTTKIETPLQLAFPEPELAMQLFGEHNTHLRRVAEATGVSITARGTMVFIQGDEIPARLAANVLNQLYGLLQERYLLYPTDIDYAVTVLSGNDRISLRDIFLDTVFITSKKSAITPKSLAQKNYIDAIRSHDIVFGIGPAGTGKTYLAMAMAVAALSKGAVNRIILTRPAVEAGESLGFLPGGLADKVDPYLRPLYDALHDMMRFEKVSNLMQQGVIEVAPIAFMRGRTLNDSFIILDEAQNTTAEQMKMFLTRIGFRSKAVITGDITQIDLPTGKPSGLVETKNILQGIQGIQFIFFSKKDVVRHKLVQEIIRAYELLDEEKQRAKQVDRLPSVSNDPVEHAHS; the protein is encoded by the coding sequence ATGAACAATGCACCCACTACCAAAATCGAAACACCGCTTCAGTTGGCTTTTCCGGAGCCTGAACTGGCGATGCAGCTTTTCGGCGAGCACAATACTCACCTTCGCCGGGTAGCGGAGGCAACGGGAGTCTCCATTACCGCAAGAGGCACCATGGTATTTATTCAGGGGGATGAGATTCCCGCTCGCTTGGCCGCCAATGTGCTGAATCAGCTTTATGGCTTGCTTCAAGAGCGCTACCTCCTTTATCCTACGGATATAGATTATGCGGTTACTGTTTTAAGCGGGAACGATCGAATTTCGCTTCGGGACATTTTTCTCGATACGGTTTTTATTACCTCAAAAAAAAGCGCCATCACACCCAAAAGCCTGGCCCAAAAAAATTATATCGACGCCATTCGAAGCCATGACATCGTGTTCGGCATCGGGCCGGCCGGAACCGGAAAAACGTATCTGGCCATGGCCATGGCGGTCGCGGCGTTAAGCAAAGGGGCAGTCAACCGCATTATCCTCACTCGCCCCGCCGTGGAAGCCGGTGAATCGCTCGGATTTTTACCGGGGGGTCTGGCCGACAAGGTCGATCCCTATTTAAGACCTCTCTATGATGCGCTTCACGATATGATGCGGTTTGAAAAGGTATCCAACTTGATGCAACAGGGGGTCATCGAAGTGGCGCCGATCGCATTTATGCGCGGCAGAACACTGAATGACTCCTTCATCATCTTGGATGAAGCACAGAATACAACCGCTGAGCAAATGAAAATGTTTCTCACACGGATCGGCTTCAGATCCAAGGCCGTCATTACCGGAGATATCACCCAAATCGACCTGCCGACCGGAAAGCCGTCCGGTCTCGTTGAAACCAAAAATATTTTACAGGGAATCCAAGGCATTCAATTCATCTTTTTTTCTAAAAAAGATGTGGTCCGGCATAAGTTGGTTCAGGAAATTATTCGGGCGTATGAACTTCTCGACGAGGAAAAACAACGCGCTAAGCAGGTGGACCGCCTGCCTTCGGTGTCAAATGATCCGGTCGAACATGCGCATTCCTGA
- a CDS encoding CvpA family protein: protein MNLFDIICIVILGFCLVRGIFRGLIKEITAIVGVIGGFYGAYTFYPNVGIYLKQWIPNIAYLNILSFLIIFCGVLILVNVLGIIIKYLLNVVFSGWLDRIGGAGFGLAKGLLIVCVLFIALTTFLPRGDSLIQDSVLSPHVSAASEVMATVISKEMKQAFAIKIEALNKAWSKRK, encoded by the coding sequence GTGAATCTTTTCGATATCATATGTATCGTGATCCTCGGATTTTGTCTTGTAAGGGGCATTTTTCGTGGATTAATTAAGGAAATAACAGCCATCGTCGGGGTGATCGGCGGATTTTACGGCGCCTATACATTCTATCCGAACGTGGGGATTTATTTGAAGCAGTGGATTCCCAATATTGCTTATCTAAACATATTGAGTTTTCTGATTATTTTTTGTGGTGTGCTGATCCTTGTCAATGTGCTGGGGATTATTATCAAATACCTGCTCAATGTGGTGTTTTCGGGGTGGCTCGATCGCATCGGCGGCGCCGGATTTGGACTTGCAAAAGGGCTGTTGATCGTTTGTGTCCTTTTTATTGCCTTGACGACCTTTTTACCGAGGGGAGACTCTCTGATTCAAGATTCCGTTCTTTCCCCTCATGTATCCGCTGCCTCCGAAGTCATGGCTACCGTGATATCCAAGGAGATGAAGCAGGCCTTTGCGATTAAAATAGAGGCGCTTAACAAGGCTTGGAGCAAGAGAAAATAG
- the mazG gene encoding nucleoside triphosphate pyrophosphohydrolase produces the protein MDKKTGIDQLVSLVAALRGENGCPWDRKQTVQSMTVYLLEETYELVEAINAGDPGAICEELGDVLFLIVFVAHLFREQGSFDISDVVSHIHEKMVRRHPHVFGENTLETAEEVKKQWNEIKNNEKSNSSNMSVLDSVPIGLPALMRAYRISERAAANGFDWNSLTGVMEKVQEEWQELKNELAKEPFANQTGNAVSMEFGDLLFALVNVARFARIHPETALADAIMKFKKRFMHMEMAIRAEGKTLSNVPQPEKDALWDKAKVLIF, from the coding sequence ATGGACAAAAAAACCGGTATCGACCAACTGGTTTCCCTTGTGGCGGCGCTCAGAGGGGAAAATGGTTGTCCATGGGATCGAAAGCAAACCGTCCAAAGCATGACGGTCTACCTTTTGGAAGAGACCTATGAATTGGTGGAAGCGATCAACGCCGGTGATCCCGGGGCGATTTGTGAAGAATTAGGGGATGTTCTGTTTCTGATAGTGTTTGTTGCGCATCTTTTCCGGGAGCAGGGGAGTTTCGATATTTCGGATGTCGTATCCCATATTCATGAAAAGATGGTGCGAAGGCATCCTCATGTGTTCGGCGAGAACACGCTTGAAACCGCCGAAGAGGTTAAAAAGCAGTGGAATGAGATTAAAAATAACGAAAAATCGAATTCTTCAAATATGTCTGTACTGGATTCGGTTCCAATCGGCCTACCGGCGCTTATGCGCGCTTATCGGATTTCCGAGCGGGCGGCGGCCAACGGGTTTGACTGGAACAGCTTGACCGGCGTGATGGAAAAGGTGCAAGAAGAGTGGCAGGAGCTGAAAAACGAATTGGCAAAAGAGCCGTTCGCGAATCAAACCGGGAACGCCGTTTCAATGGAATTCGGGGATTTACTGTTTGCATTGGTGAATGTGGCGCGTTTTGCCCGCATTCACCCGGAAACCGCCCTGGCTGATGCCATCATGAAGTTCAAAAAGCGTTTCATGCATATGGAAATGGCTATTCGGGCGGAAGGCAAAACGCTGTCGAATGTACCTCAGCCGGAAAAGGACGCACTCTGGGATAAGGCCAAGGTTTTGATTTTCTAA
- the flgM gene encoding flagellar biosynthesis anti-sigma factor FlgM translates to MNNISNITQKYGHRTLLSETADKHRIDIRENQATDNNAGVSRDDKVSLSQASKEMQLAKTAVAKSPNVREERVAELKQAIASNQYSIDPDKIADSIIGAIISDIV, encoded by the coding sequence ATGAATAATATCAGCAACATTACGCAAAAATACGGGCACCGGACGCTGTTAAGTGAGACTGCGGACAAACACCGGATCGATATCCGCGAAAATCAGGCTACGGACAATAACGCGGGAGTATCCCGAGACGACAAAGTCAGCTTGTCCCAAGCTTCAAAAGAGATGCAATTGGCAAAAACCGCCGTAGCCAAAAGCCCGAATGTCCGTGAGGAAAGGGTTGCGGAACTCAAGCAAGCTATTGCATCGAATCAGTATTCTATCGATCCGGATAAAATTGCCGACTCGATTATCGGCGCCATTATCAGTGATATCGTTTAG
- a CDS encoding DVU0524 family FlgM-associated protein, with protein sequence MQIPAHQIHNVLKVYSKQISQTRLIERQKALDQQQPSDRIHISAEAKRQSIIDKVAADIVDRITRSGPQDDVDKEIVDKLEGELGTSVSFKGQRDDKFVFNVIDGNNKKTTNTLEVENAGFLIKRLEQLAKEAVDKNMEL encoded by the coding sequence ATGCAAATTCCGGCGCATCAAATACATAATGTACTGAAAGTGTATAGCAAACAGATCAGCCAAACCCGACTGATCGAGCGCCAAAAAGCGCTGGACCAACAACAGCCGTCAGATAGAATCCATATTTCGGCTGAAGCGAAGCGCCAATCGATTATCGATAAAGTCGCTGCCGATATCGTTGATCGCATCACCCGCTCCGGCCCGCAGGATGATGTCGATAAGGAAATCGTGGACAAGCTGGAAGGTGAGCTCGGGACAAGCGTCTCTTTCAAAGGTCAACGGGATGACAAGTTCGTTTTTAATGTCATCGACGGCAACAATAAAAAAACAACGAACACGCTGGAAGTCGAGAATGCGGGTTTTCTGATCAAGCGGCTGGAACAATTGGCCAAAGAAGCCGTGGATAAGAATATGGAATTATAG
- a CDS encoding NUDIX hydrolase: MIQKKFCPYCGGPLTKKWWEGTERLFCDTCIKAIYENPLPAACTVVVDNQNRILLVERSVAPQAGKWCLPGGFMELGETSEGAALRELKEETSLTGRIDTLLGVTTSRGEHHPMVLLIGYLVTNYTGDPVAGDDASDVGFFPISNLPEIAFSTHRHFIRIYCAAHAKIFKEMAIFL; this comes from the coding sequence ATGATTCAAAAAAAGTTTTGTCCTTATTGCGGCGGCCCCCTCACTAAAAAGTGGTGGGAAGGCACAGAGCGTCTCTTTTGCGATACCTGTATCAAAGCGATTTATGAAAACCCGCTTCCCGCCGCTTGCACCGTGGTCGTGGACAATCAGAACAGGATCCTCCTGGTGGAACGCAGCGTTGCGCCGCAAGCCGGAAAATGGTGCCTGCCCGGCGGGTTTATGGAATTGGGCGAAACATCGGAAGGGGCTGCGCTCAGGGAGCTTAAGGAGGAAACATCGCTGACAGGGCGAATCGATACGTTACTGGGAGTGACAACAAGTCGTGGAGAGCATCATCCCATGGTGCTGCTCATCGGTTATCTCGTCACCAATTATACGGGGGATCCGGTCGCAGGAGATGATGCCTCCGACGTTGGTTTTTTCCCGATTTCAAATTTGCCCGAAATCGCTTTTTCAACGCATCGGCATTTCATTCGAATCTATTGCGCCGCCCATGCAAAGATTTTTAAAGAAATGGCTATTTTTCTCTAA